Genomic segment of Iocasia fonsfrigidae:
AATCCCCAAAATTACCGGCAAACCACCAGCAGCAACAACAGCAGCCAGGTAGTTTTTATTAAGTCTATATTCTTGAAAATTATTCTGCCTGGAAGGTATTATACCTATCAAAGGACTACTCATGATTAACCCTTCTTTACTTCTATAAAAGCAATTATATTCGACTATTTCCGGGGAAATATCATTTAATTTTGTCCATTACCTCAACAGGTAATAAATCTTTTTGCCAGAAATCCTGCCAGGCAGGTAGAATAACCTCTCTCCAGTATTCCCTATCCTCTGGACTAATCTCTAATAATTTGACATATTCTCTTTTTTCAGCACTATCTCTCTGATAGGCGGCCTTCAGAGGGAGTATTTCTGTAATCATCTCTGTCCCGCTTGTAACCATATGCAAGGCTGTCAACATTACTGCTTTACTATGATCATGTCCCTGGTAGTCTTTCTGCCTCAGAATGGTTAAGGAATATTCCTTTATTAAGTTATCTAACATTACTCTATGACCATTAGTATTTTCAGACAAAAAACAAGCGAGATATGGATTAACAGGTCCTATAAGAACAGGTTTTTTACTAAAGAAATTCTTTAGAAAATCATCATCGATATTTTTGCTTGAAGAAACAAAAACCCCCTTCTCCCTCATGGAATGCATTATTTTATATACCTCTATAAGGATTTTATATGTATCCTCATCCACATCCCCACCTTCTAAAGATATCTCCTTTAAGCCTTTTAATGTCAATAGTTGGCGTAACAGCGTTTCATCAGCAGTGTTTAAAGCAAGTCTTGCCGTATCTAGAGCACTAATTGATTTTATAAACCTACTACTAGCTTGAAAAACATTATCGTCCTCATTTGTCACCCAATACTGTTCCTGAATAAGAAATGGTAAAGCCCAGAGGTGATTATCCCTGTTAATTTCTTCCCAGTTTACTGTAAAAAAACCGTCCTGCTGCTCAGTAATATAGGGGTCAACAGGTAACTGTAGCTCTTGATCTAACAGGCTATCCCCACTTATATTCCAATAGATATCAGGAGGCTCTCCTTTTTTTATGGACTCAAGTAGTTCCTGATGGCCATCTAAAAAATTCAGTTCCCTAATCTTCAGCTGAATATTAGGATACTTCTCCTGAATTCCCCTGGCTATCTCCTGAAAATATGACTTTTCTCCTTGCGCCATCTCAGTGGTACGATAAACAGGATAATACCAGATTCGTACAGTATACTTTTTTTCTGGATCAATTTCTACTCTGGGGTTAACAGCAAATTCACGTTTAAAAAGAAGATCATAAATATACCCTACTGTATAAAATTTATTTAGAATATTCAAACCCAGGCCAGCTAATAAAAAGATCATGATTATTATTAGTAAACCATATTTATTTCGCATAGTTAATCACTCCCTGGCAGGCAAATCAAGAATATACAAAACGTTCCAGTCTGCTATTCCATCCCTTTTTAGCTCGAATTGTGCCTCTAATTCCAGAACAGCCTCCTTTGTAGTAGCTCCATAACGTGCATCCCTGTAACCAGAATTAAAACCTCGTTCATTTAAATTATCCTGCAACTGCATAACAGATAAACCTGTTTGACCAGGCCTTAACACTCTGTTTACTGTTACAGGAAGTCTTTCACCTATAATTTCAACCCTTGTTTTAACCAGCACCAGTTCATAAAGTTCTTCAACATGATGATTATACATCCTGATACAACCGTGACTGGCAGCTCTACCAATAGACCCTGGTTTATTAGTTCCATGTATCCCATATATACCCCATGGTACATTTAGACCTAACCATCTGGTACCAAAGCCACCCCCCCAACCCTTACTCTTGCCGATAATTGCCCATTCCCCGATTGGGGATTTGGTAGTTGGTTTACCGATAGAAACTGGATATCTTTTAAACACTTTTCCATCTTTATAAAGGGTTAGTGTCCTATTATATGTATTGATAACAATATTTAATTTTTCTTCAGGAGAGGACTGGAGTCCTAAAACCCTATCTCTTTTATATTCAGATAGAAAACCTACTTTAATCTGCAACAACAATACCAAAAACAATAATAAAAAAAATAAGCACCGCCTACAGTTTTTAATATCCAAAATATACATCTAATCAACCCCAGAAGATATAGTTGAGATAACTGCCTCATATAAATATTATTTAATAGTTAATTAAAATATTCAAAAGTTATGTTAAATTTACTATAGAAAACAAAGTGACTACGTCATCTTAAATTAATCGAGAATAATTTTAATTCTTCCGCTTGTCGTTCACTCCGGCATCCGTGCCTCCGTTCTCTGTCACAACTTTTTGTTCCGGCGTCCTGCCTCCACAAAAAGTTAGAGTCGCTACATAATTAAAATTATTCATATATAACTTAATTTATCCACAATTTCAAAATAGCATAGTTTCGCACTAAAAAAATAACCCGGAAAAATACCGGGTTATTTTCATTTATGGTTGAGATTATAATTATTTTGTAAAGTACTTGATTAATCTAAAAATAAGGTTTAGTACTAAACTAATCAAGAGCATTGTAGTTATTGGAAAATAAAAAGAAAATCCATCTCTTTTTATCCTGATATCCCCCGGCAGGCGACCAAACCAGCTGAAGAGATTACCAAAATATAAAATCACTCCACCAATAAGCACTAATAATATACCTAAAATTATTAAAAGACGAGCTAATTCATTTGCCATCACTAATCCCTCCTTGACTACAGACGCTCTTTAGAACCTATAGGCTTTTTTAGCATTATCACTTGTAATTCTGGCCAGCTCTGCTGCTGGTATATCTTTTATCTCTGCAATCTTCTCCAGGACCAGTTTTACATAAGCCGGTTCATTACGTTTACCACGGCAGGGATGGGGGGTAAGATAAGGGGAATCTGTTTCTATCACAATCTTATCTACAGGCAGGCTCTTAACAACATCTCGTAAATCTCCTGCATTTTTAAAAGTAATAACCCCCCCAAAAGCAATATAAAGATTTAAATCCAGTATCTGCCAGGCAAAATCAAGACTGCTGTTAAAACAATGCATGATACCACCTAGTTGTTCAACACCTTCATCCTTTAATATAGCAAGACAATCCCTATCTGCTTCTCTATTGTGGATAACCACCGGTAAAGAGAGTTCATGAGCCAACTTTAGCTGTTTTCTAAACACCTCCTGCTGGGTTTCCCGCGGTGAATTATCATAATGATAATCCAGGCCTATCTCTCCAATAGCAAGAACTTTCTTATGTGTAGCCAGTTTTTTTAATTGCTCAACACTTTGCTTATCTACCCCTGCTGCCTCATGTGGGTGAATACCTACGGCGGCATAAATAGAGCTGTCCCTGTCAGCCAGTTCTACAGAGCGCTGGCTCGACTCCAGGTCAGCTCCAATATTAATAATATGTGATACACCCTCATCATGGGCTCTTTTAATAACTTCATCCCGGTCATGGTCATAATTCGAGAAATCTAAATGTGCATGAGTATCTATAAAATACAATATCATCACTCCTATTATCTTTTTTCACTTATTTTTATTCTCTAAATACCACAGTTTATCCTGTGTAATTCAAAAAAAATTATAATTTAAAACTCTTTTAACATTATTTTACTATACAATGCATATAATGGCCTAAAGGAGGGGTAAAAAAATGAACAATATGGACGATATCATGGGACAGATTGCTGTAATAAAGCAGAGGATGAATCAACTACAAGAGGAATTAAAGAAAACCAAGGTAAATGGCAGTGATGACGATAAAATAATCACAGTAATTGTCAGTGGTTCTGGTCAAGTTATAGATTATGAATTTGACTTGAAAAAAATAGAAATCTTTGATCAAGAAAAATTAATTAAATCCTTAATTGAAGCCACCAACAGAGGACTAACTGCAGCCAGAGAACTGGAAGCAAAGAAGAAGAAAGAAATTGTCGGCACAGTAGATATACCCAATATACCTGGTCTATTTTAACATCGCTTTAAAAGCCTCCTTCATCAGGTGGCTTTTAAATTTTTTAGGTATAAAAAAATAGATTACGGTAATAATGGGGTTGTTCGGACAAAGGAGGAAAAATCATGGATAAACTCAGCACTTTTGAAGATATCTTTAATAAACTATTTTTTGAATATAAAGGAATAAGGGTGGGAGTAAGGGTAAAACAGGATGGTATCGAAATAGCTAATTTTATAACACATATTGATAATATCGTCATTAAACCCTTAAATAAAAAATACAGTAAGGGGAATAAAAGAATTGGTCTAATTGTTATTCAGGAAAAGAAAGGAGAGAACTGTTTTAATATTCCTTTTATTCTTGACTTTAACACTATGTACGCCCTCTTTTGCAAAAATGGTGTAAACATTAAATCAATGAATATGGAATTTGTTATTAAAAGAAAAACAGCACAAAGTGAAAAATCAGCT
This window contains:
- a CDS encoding YbaB/EbfC family nucleoid-associated protein — its product is MNNMDDIMGQIAVIKQRMNQLQEELKKTKVNGSDDDKIITVIVSGSGQVIDYEFDLKKIEIFDQEKLIKSLIEATNRGLTAARELEAKKKKEIVGTVDIPNIPGLF
- a CDS encoding L,D-transpeptidase family protein; this encodes MYILDIKNCRRCLFFLLLFLVLLLQIKVGFLSEYKRDRVLGLQSSPEEKLNIVINTYNRTLTLYKDGKVFKRYPVSIGKPTTKSPIGEWAIIGKSKGWGGGFGTRWLGLNVPWGIYGIHGTNKPGSIGRAASHGCIRMYNHHVEELYELVLVKTRVEIIGERLPVTVNRVLRPGQTGLSVMQLQDNLNERGFNSGYRDARYGATTKEAVLELEAQFELKRDGIADWNVLYILDLPARE
- a CDS encoding TatD family hydrolase; its protein translation is MYFIDTHAHLDFSNYDHDRDEVIKRAHDEGVSHIINIGADLESSQRSVELADRDSSIYAAVGIHPHEAAGVDKQSVEQLKKLATHKKVLAIGEIGLDYHYDNSPRETQQEVFRKQLKLAHELSLPVVIHNREADRDCLAILKDEGVEQLGGIMHCFNSSLDFAWQILDLNLYIAFGGVITFKNAGDLRDVVKSLPVDKIVIETDSPYLTPHPCRGKRNEPAYVKLVLEKIAEIKDIPAAELARITSDNAKKAYRF
- a CDS encoding DUF2905 domain-containing protein, which codes for MANELARLLIILGILLVLIGGVILYFGNLFSWFGRLPGDIRIKRDGFSFYFPITTMLLISLVLNLIFRLIKYFTK